A genomic region of Desulfonatronovibrio magnus contains the following coding sequences:
- a CDS encoding site-specific integrase — MNIEQDHTVFPIGYSAARAVVKKAGLIIGIDLNPHDLRRHAATFASRSGAPLEIVSKVILATQTYQQLKGIWAK, encoded by the coding sequence ATGAACATAGAGCAAGATCACACCGTTTTTCCCATTGGCTACTCAGCAGCCAGGGCGGTAGTTAAAAAAGCCGGGCTAATTATTGGTATCGACCTTAATCCTCATGATCTAAGACGTCACGCAGCCACTTTTGCTTCCAGGTCCGGTGCACCTCTTGAAATTGTCAGCAAAGTGATTCTCGCCACGCAAACATATCAACAACTCAAAGGTATCTGGGCAAAGTAA